One region of Bacillus zhangzhouensis genomic DNA includes:
- a CDS encoding ABC-F family ATP-binding cassette domain-containing protein has translation MSLLNVEGLYKTYGEKTLFDHISFHIEPKERIGLIGPNGTGKSTLLKVIAGLESFEEGDITKAGTLDIEFLEQDPEMSGNETILDYIFSGTAPMIQTMKAYEQALADLEHDSQNEAKQETLMRMQNRMDQEGAWDANLSAKTILTKLGVKDVSRSVHALSGGQKKRVAIAKNLIQPAGLLILDEPTNHLDNATIEWLEGYLSQYSGAVILVTHDRYFLNRVANRIYELNQGQLYTYKGNYEVFLEKRAEREAEAQVKETKRQNLLRRELAWLRRGAKARTTKQKARIGRVEVLKDQKGPDAKGELDFAIGSHRLGKQVIEAEDLSISIAGQTLVERFTDLVVPGDRIGLIGPNGVGKTTLLNCLAGKIKPTSGQLTIGQTVRIGYYTQDHKEMNDELTIIEYIKETAEIVKTSDGAIVTAEQMLERFLFPRLMQRTFIRKLSGGERRRLYLLKVLMEEPNVLFLDEPTNDLDTETLSILEDYLEQFPGVVITVSHDRYFLDRVVHRLIVFEGNGRISHFQGAYSDYMEQEKEQKRSETKIAEKQVEAAPKKRKKLSYKDQLEWDGIEDRIQALEEKHQQLEASIAEAGSDFGKIQELMDEQKAVAEELEQAMDRWTELSLMIEELNDE, from the coding sequence ATGAGTTTATTGAATGTTGAAGGATTATATAAAACCTATGGCGAAAAAACGCTGTTTGATCATATTTCTTTTCATATTGAACCGAAAGAACGCATTGGATTGATAGGACCAAATGGAACAGGGAAGTCAACGCTTTTAAAGGTCATTGCAGGACTTGAATCGTTTGAAGAGGGTGACATCACAAAAGCAGGGACACTTGATATTGAATTTCTTGAGCAAGATCCTGAAATGAGCGGAAATGAAACGATTCTTGACTACATTTTTTCTGGAACGGCACCCATGATTCAAACGATGAAAGCATATGAACAGGCACTCGCCGATTTAGAGCATGATTCGCAAAATGAGGCAAAACAAGAGACGCTGATGCGCATGCAAAATCGAATGGATCAGGAAGGTGCTTGGGATGCGAATCTTTCAGCAAAAACGATTTTGACAAAGCTTGGCGTGAAAGATGTGAGCCGCTCTGTTCATGCATTATCAGGCGGACAGAAAAAGCGAGTCGCCATTGCTAAAAATTTAATTCAGCCAGCTGGTTTGCTGATTTTAGATGAGCCAACCAACCACCTTGATAATGCAACCATTGAATGGCTTGAAGGATACTTAAGCCAATATAGCGGTGCTGTCATCCTCGTGACGCATGACCGTTATTTCTTAAACCGGGTGGCCAATCGGATTTATGAGTTAAATCAAGGGCAGCTTTATACGTATAAAGGAAATTATGAAGTCTTTTTAGAAAAAAGAGCGGAGCGGGAAGCAGAAGCTCAGGTGAAAGAAACGAAGCGTCAAAACTTACTTAGACGAGAGCTTGCATGGCTGAGAAGAGGAGCAAAAGCAAGAACGACAAAGCAGAAAGCACGTATCGGCAGAGTCGAAGTGCTGAAGGATCAAAAAGGGCCTGATGCAAAGGGAGAGCTTGATTTTGCCATCGGCTCGCACCGTCTGGGAAAACAAGTGATAGAGGCTGAAGACTTATCGATTTCAATTGCTGGCCAGACCCTTGTGGAGCGGTTTACAGATTTAGTTGTGCCGGGTGATCGTATCGGATTGATCGGACCAAATGGAGTCGGCAAAACCACTCTGCTGAACTGTCTAGCAGGTAAGATTAAACCGACCTCAGGACAATTGACGATTGGACAAACCGTTCGTATTGGTTATTACACGCAGGATCACAAGGAAATGAATGATGAGCTGACCATCATTGAGTATATCAAGGAAACAGCTGAGATCGTCAAAACGTCTGATGGCGCCATTGTCACAGCAGAGCAGATGCTGGAGCGGTTCCTTTTCCCAAGATTGATGCAACGGACGTTTATTCGTAAGCTGTCAGGGGGAGAACGCCGCAGATTGTATTTATTGAAGGTCTTAATGGAAGAGCCGAATGTTCTCTTTCTAGATGAGCCAACGAACGACCTCGATACAGAGACCCTCAGTATTTTAGAGGATTATTTAGAGCAGTTCCCTGGTGTCGTCATCACAGTGTCCCATGATCGTTACTTCTTAGACCGAGTGGTTCACCGCTTGATTGTCTTTGAAGGAAATGGCCGCATTTCACACTTCCAAGGTGCTTACAGCGATTATATGGAACAGGAAAAAGAGCAGAAGCGGTCAGAGACAAAGATTGCTGAAAAACAAGTAGAAGCTGCGCCAAAAAAGAGAAAAAAACTTTCTTATAAAGACCAGCTTGAATGGGATGGAATTGAAGACCGGATACAGGCGTTAGAGGAAAAACATCAGCAGCTCGAAGCCAGCATTGCGGAGGCAGGCAGTGATTTTGGAAAAATTCAAGAGCTGATGGACGAACAAAAAGCCGTTGCGGAAGAACTAGAACAAGCAATGGACCGCTGGACAGAACTGTCGCTTATGATTGAGGAATTGAATGATGAATAA